TCGTGGGGGAACCCCACCATCGAGAAGACGACGTCGCTGGCGGCCGCCACCTCGGCGGGCGTGTCGGCCCAGGTGGCGTCGTCGGCGAGCAGGCCCTCGGCCCGCTCCCGGGTCCGGGTGGTGAGGGTGACCGGGTAGCCCCGGCGCATCAGGTGGCCGCACATGGGGCCACCCATGACGCCGGTGCCGATCCACCCGATGCGGGTGGAGGACGGTGCGGCGGGCGGGATCATCGGAGAGATCATGCCCGCTCGAACGCGCCGAGAATCAACGGCCGGGAGGAGGTCGTGGGCGGTGACGAGGCGGTCAGTCGTCGCGGCGCTTGGTGGGCTCGATGCGGGGGAAGAAGGCCCTGACGGTGCCCTCGCTCACCAGGGTGACCGCCCGGTCCCGGTCGAACCTGCCGTTGTGGTGGCTCTCGAGGGCGAGGATGAGCGCCATGCCCATCACGGCACGTGCCGATATGTCGGTGAGCTCGGACTTCAAGCCGTAGCGCTCCTCGACCTCCCGCCACGCCGTGGCCAGGCGGTCCATGGCGACGGCGAAGTTCTCCCGGTAGAACCGCCGGGCGACCTTGGGGTCGCCGAAGAGGACGAGCCCCAGCAGCGGCAGCATCTCCTCGAGGGTGGCGATGAGCTGCCGGTACAGGCCGTTCATCGTCTCCACCTGGCGATCCGGGGTGAGCGGTTCGTCGCCGTCGAGCACCTGCGACGCGGCGACCAGCTTGTCGACGGCCTCCCGGAGCGGCTCGACCACCGCCTCGAAGAAGAGCTGGTCCTTGCTCTCGAAGTGGCGGTAGATCACGCCCTCGCTGATGCCGCCCCGCGCGGCGATGTGCCGGATGGTCGTGCCGTTCATGTCGCCTGTCTCGCTGAAGGCGCGCCGCGCGGCCTGGAGGATCGACTTCTTCCGGGCCTCGGCGGTGAGACGGCGCGGGCGTGGAGCGTCGCTGCCCTTCCCGGCCGACCGGGTGGCTTGCTTGACCATGGGACCTCCTCGATCACCGCACGATAGGTGGCCCCATGCCGGTCGCGGCGCTGCTTGCTGAGTAAGTGTTCGCATGTGGAGACACGGGGCGAGTCGTGGCGACTGGAGCAGGCTCACGGCAACACCCGGACCGGTCGGCGGGGCGATACTCGTCGGGTGTCAGTCACCGATCCCGTCCTATCGGCTGTCATCGAGCGGTTGGAGGCAGCCGGTTGCGTCGCCGCCGACGAGGAGGCAGCCGAGTTCCTCGCCGCCGCACCCGACGAGCCCACGCTCGAGGCGTGGCTTCGCCGGAGGGAACAAGGTGAGCCACCGGCCTGGATCACCGGCACGCTCCTGTTCTGCGGCCAGATGCTGCACATCGCACCGGGCGTCTACGTCCCCCGGCACCAGACCGAAGAGCTGGCCCACCGCGCCTCGCTCCTGCTCCCGGACAACGGTCGGGCCGTCGATCTCTGCACCGGCGCCGGTGCCGTCGCCGCTCACCTCATGGCCCAGGTCCCGTCGGCAACCGTCATCGGCATCGACGTCGACGTGCGGGCGGCCGCCTGCGCTCGCCGCAACGGCGTCCCCACCGCGGTGGCCGACCTCGACGGGCCCGTACGCCGTCACGAGGGGTTCGACGTCGTCACCGCGGTTGCGCCCTACGTCCCGACCGGCGAGCTCCGACTGCTCCCGGCAGACGTGCAGCGCTACGAACCCCGCCTCGCTCTCGACGGCGGGGCCGACGGCCTCGACCTGGTCCACCGGGTCATCGCCGCAGCCAGGCGAGTCCTCCACCCCGGCGGCTGGCTGCTCGTCGAGGTCGGCGGGGATCAAGCCGAGAAGCTGACCCCCACCCTCGCCGCGACCGGCTTCGACCGCATCACACCCTGGTGGGACGAAGACGGCGACCTACGCGGAATCGCCGCCCAAACGACAGGCTCCGGAACATAAAAAGCCCACCGGAGTGAGCGGGACGTTCGGCGGACCAGCGCTCGCCTCGTCGATGGTGCCCATCACGTCGCCGTCGGCGTCAGACCAGAGCGTCGACCTTCATGAGCCGGGCGAGGTTGCCGCCCATGATCTTCTGGACGCTCTCGCCGGGCAGGCCTTCGAGCTCGTCGACGTAGCTGGCGGGGTCGGCGAGACCCTCGGGGTGCGGGTAGTCGGACCCGAACAGCACCCGGTCCACGCCGATGACCTCGGCGAGCGCCCCCAGGTCTTCCTCCCAGAAGGGGCTGACGTGGATGC
This portion of the Acidimicrobiales bacterium genome encodes:
- a CDS encoding NAD(P)-binding domain-containing protein, with the protein product MIPPAAPSSTRIGWIGTGVMGGPMCGHLMRRGYPVTLTTRTRERAEGLLADDATWADTPAEVAAASDVVFSMVGFPH
- a CDS encoding helix-turn-helix domain-containing protein encodes the protein MVKQATRSAGKGSDAPRPRRLTAEARKKSILQAARRAFSETGDMNGTTIRHIAARGGISEGVIYRHFESKDQLFFEAVVEPLREAVDKLVAASQVLDGDEPLTPDRQVETMNGLYRQLIATLEEMLPLLGLVLFGDPKVARRFYRENFAVAMDRLATAWREVEERYGLKSELTDISARAVMGMALILALESHHNGRFDRDRAVTLVSEGTVRAFFPRIEPTKRRDD
- a CDS encoding HemK/PrmC family methyltransferase produces the protein MEAAGCVAADEEAAEFLAAAPDEPTLEAWLRRREQGEPPAWITGTLLFCGQMLHIAPGVYVPRHQTEELAHRASLLLPDNGRAVDLCTGAGAVAAHLMAQVPSATVIGIDVDVRAAACARRNGVPTAVADLDGPVRRHEGFDVVTAVAPYVPTGELRLLPADVQRYEPRLALDGGADGLDLVHRVIAAARRVLHPGGWLLVEVGGDQAEKLTPTLAATGFDRITPWWDEDGDLRGIAAQTTGSGT